A single window of Plasmodium reichenowi strain SY57 chromosome 12, whole genome shotgun sequence DNA harbors:
- a CDS encoding putative exported protein (Plasmodium exported protein, unknown function), translating to MFYYLKKISFPLVLSMFVLIEDSNHEKPNTKICNQLNNMSLRNFRILVEHQSDIPSMYVELEDENDEQDDLYDKIKNIYNNDDEEINREFRSWLQKYMEVTRELKEKFSQNVE from the exons atgttctattatttaaaaaaaatatcatttCCCCTTGTATTGAGTATGTTTGTTTTAATTGAAGAT agTAACCATGAAAAACCAAATACTAAAATATGCAACCAACTTAATAATATGAGTCTTAGAAATTTTAGAATCTTAGTAGAACATCAAAGTGACATTCCATCAATGTACGTTGAATTAGAAgatgaaaatgatgaaCAAGATGATTTgtatgataaaataaaaaatatatataataatgacgatgaagaaataaatagGGAATTTCGTAGTTGgttacaaaaatatatggaaGTTACAAGagaattaaaagaaaaattcAGTCAAAATGTtgaataa